A single window of Nitrospirota bacterium DNA harbors:
- a CDS encoding MerR family transcriptional regulator has translation MVDKKKPLFMISVVAEMFGIHPQTLRLYEREGFLHPSRVNRLRLYSQEDVERIGMILRLTKEMGVNRAGVDIILRMRQRLDAMHREMEEMMDYLENDIRKKFEEQIKKAFFEE, from the coding sequence ATGGTAGATAAGAAAAAACCATTATTCATGATAAGCGTTGTGGCTGAGATGTTTGGCATCCATCCACAGACCCTGAGGCTCTACGAGAGAGAGGGCTTTTTACATCCCAGCAGGGTAAATAGATTGAGGCTGTATTCACAGGAAGATGTGGAGCGTATCGGGATGATATTGAGGCTCACAAAAGAAATGGGAGTAAACAGGGCAGGCGTTGACATAATCCTCAGGATGAGGCAGAGGCTCGATGCCATGCACAGGGAGATGGAAGAAATGATGGACTATCTTGAGAATGATATAAGAAAAAAATTCGAGGAACAGATAAAAAAGGCATTCTTTGAGGAATAA